The sequence CGGATCTATCCAGGTCGTGTTGAAGTTTCGAGGAGCGCCCGAGCGTGTTCCGGGCTCGATACCTAAGCCAATGAGATAGAGCCCCCACTGAACCTGAAAAAAGGGAGTGAGCTCCCCTCGTGCATGGAGCATCTCCGCCTCTCGCAAAGCCGGTCGTATGAACTCGGTGAAGTTTTTCTGTGTGCCGGGCAGATCCTCGGTCAGCCGCCTCTCGCAGCGGGCGTCCTCAAGGACATGCCAAATCTGAAAAAGGCCCGGGCGATCGCGGCTGGCCCGGGCGGCCCGAGCAGCCCAGCGGAGCGAATCCTCCCGGCGATGAGCCACCTCGATGAGGGTCATTCCCTTCTGGTAGCGGACAACGTGCTCATCGTCGAGATCCCCCCCGAGACGCTCCAGGGTGCGCTCGGGGTCCTCAACATGGATTGTCTTTGTTTCCTGTTGGGCGAGGTTGCCGTATCTCAGGTCGATATCGTAGTCGTGCGTGGCAACTTGGGCCAGGATTTCGAGTCGGTTTCTGCGGGGCTCCATTTGGATGCCGATCTAAAAATGGTTGTCGAGGATGTCCTCGATCACCTTGGCATCGAACGGATTAACCTTGCTGAATATGGTCGAGGCAGCGGCTTCCATCGGGTCAAAATGCGCTGCCATTCGCGCCCAGTCGATGAGTCGCCGGGTGCTGAAGCTGGAGAATATTTTTTCATTCCTCATGGCCTCGCGTACATCGTTCGCCACACGAACCATTCGCTCGACCAGCGCTTTATCGCTGTTGCCGCTTTGCTGTATCGTCACTTCGACTTCAACGTCAAAGGGGAGGTAGTCCATCTGGATTGTGACAGGGAAGCGGTCAAGTAGCGCCTCGTTGAGTGGTTTTGTTCCGCCGTACCGACGATTCTCGTGCGGGTTCATACTGGCGAACACTCGAAAATCGGGGTGTGGTCGCACAATCCGGCCATCGTACTCCGAGAGCACGATCATCCTGTCGTCGTCGAGCAGACTGTGGAGGCAGAATGCAATTTCAGGAAGGCAGGCGTTGATCTCATCGATGAGGAGCCAGTCACCCGCCTCCATCGCTTCAATGAGAATGCCGTTCACCCAATAGGTACCCTTTTCATTGATCATGAGTTTGCCGACAAACTCATCCACCGTGGTCATGCCGTTCAAGTTCACCCGGCGAAACCCATTTTTCGTTATGTGGGCGAGATGGCGGATGGAGAGCGTTTTGCCCACCCCGGTTTCGCCGACCAGGAGTACGGGCAGGTTCTCGCTGATTGACCAGGTGATTCGTTCAAGAGTGTTTCCGGCGGGCAGATAAAACTGTGGGCCCGGAACGAAGGGATTGTCGTCATTTTCCTGATTGACGGGAATGGCGCTGCGCCCGATCCGGTAGGTTCCGTTTTCAACTACTTCGCTTATGGTTTCAGTACTCAATTCGTAAGCTCCGCGGCGGTTTCCACACCATAAAGAAACATCATGATTGCCTCGAGGACACCGCCCCCGATGGCGCGAGATTTATCAGAAATCGTGTTGCAGTGCTCAGGCTTTGCTCGCGGGTCAACGTCGCCTACCTTGAAGCCTTCGGGAACCTCTATTCCATCGCGGAGAAGCCCCCGGAGCACACCATCGATCTGGGCGGTCACTGCCTGACCATTGACGATGGCCACGGTGTCGCCAGCCTTCACGATATCACCGATGACCGAGCGAGGCTCGAAAACCCCTTGTGTGGGCGAGCGCAGCAAGCGTTCGGTTGTGTAGCCCCCTATCGGGCCGGGAACCCCCGTGTTGGGCTCGGCCCCGCCATCGGTGATAACTCGGCCAATGTCATGGCCACGGGCTGTCTCGATGACGGCGTGCGCATCTACCCCTGCGGTGAAGCCGGGCCCGATGCCGACGACGACATCAGCCTGATCAATACGGGTGCCGAGGTTGCGCTTGGCAATGATGGCATCCACCAAAGCGGCGGGTTTTGCGAGAGCAACTATCTTGGCCTCGGGGTCGATAATGACGGGAAGAATTTTTTCAGCCAGAAGCGCCCTGGCCGAGGCCAGTTGCGTCTCCGGGGTATTTCCCTCTGCCTGCGCGGAGGTCACCCCCTCGACGACGTGGCGCCCGGAGTAGAGGCACTCGGCGAACGAAACAGTGCGCCGGACCATGGTGGGGTTTTCCACCTCAGTCGATATGACGGGAAAGCCGCTACGCCAGAGGCGATGAATAATGCCGGTGGCAAGATCCCCTCCGCCCTTGACGATAACGAGGTTTCCCTTGGGGGTGGTGGCACGAATTCTCGTGTTCATCGTATTGACGCTCATCCTTGGAAGTCGGGATTAACGAAAGTAAAGCCGCCGACAGGCGGCGGCGAATCGGCAGGGCCTAAAAAAAATCAATGGTTCGGGCCTGCCCCCTATATCGGGTAAAGGGGAATCTATCATGCCCGGGAGCGGCCCGGCAATGTGGGCGGACAGGGCTAATTTTTCATAAATCGAGCAAATTGCGGGCGATAACGGAGCGTTGGATCTGGTTGGTTCCCTCGATAATCTGAAGTTGTTTGGCGTCACGCATGAAGCGCTCCATGGGATGGTCTTTCATATAGCCCGCTCCGCCAAGAATTTGGACCCCGTCCAAGGCCGCTTTCATGGCTACATCCGAGGAGAAGCACTTAGAGGCCGAAATGGTGTGGACATCATCTTTGCCGTACCTCCCTGCATCGACGAGCGCCGCCGCGCGGTGAACGAGGAGTCTTGAGGCCTCAATCCCCATGAACATGTCGGCGAGCATGAACTGGACAGCTTGGTGATGGGAAATGGGCTTGCCAAAGGCCTCGCGCTCTTTGGCGTAGGCCAGGGCATAGTCAAGGCAGCCTTGAGCGAGACCCACCCCGCGCGCCCCGATACAGGGCCGGGCCTGGTTGAAGCCGAGCATGGCGGTCTTGAAGCCGCCTCCCACCTCGCCGATAACGTTTTCCCTCGGTATGCGGCAGTCATCGAAAAACAGCCCGCAGGTGGGGATGCCGCGCATTCCCATTTTGCGCTCGGGGGGGCCGATGCTGAGGCCCGGCGCATCTTTTGGAACAAGGAGGAGCGACATTCCCTTGGTGCCCTTAGCGGGATCTGTCTTCGCGGCAAGAACGATAAAGTCGGCCTGCGGGGAGCCCGTGCAGAAACTTTTCTGACCGTTGATGACCCATTCATCACCATCGAGTGCGGCCCGTGTTCGCATGGCGGCGATATCGGAGCCCGCGTGGGGCTCGGTCGTTGAGAAGGAGCCGCGAAGGGTGCCGGTGGCGATGCCTCTCAAGAGATGATTTTTTTGCGCCTCGGAGGCTGCCAGCTCGACGGTGCGCGTAGCGAGCAGGAACACCGAGATGAAGAGCGGGCTGTTTGAGCAAACCCGCGCAATTTCCTCGATGGCGACGCAGGCGCCAAGGATGCCTAGCCCCGCGCCGCCGTATTTCTCGGGTATGTAGAGGCCGAGAAGATCGTGGGCCTTTAGGAGCTCGAAAATATCCTCGGGGTACCTTTCTGTTTCATCTATATCTGCCGCGCGGGGGGCGATGTGCCGCAGAGATAACTCGCGCACCGTGTCTTTGAGCATGCACAAGGGCTCTGAGAGAGCGAAGGGCAGGGCGGTGTTCGTGGATGGGGGCATGGTTTTTTTTATCCGCGGGCTAGAGGTCGAGTAGGTTGCGCGCGATGATCATGCGCTGGATCTGGCTCGTGCCCTCGA comes from Nitrospinaceae bacterium and encodes:
- a CDS encoding EF2563 family selenium-dependent molybdenum hydroxylase system protein, encoding MNTRIRATTPKGNLVIVKGGGDLATGIIHRLWRSGFPVISTEVENPTMVRRTVSFAECLYSGRHVVEGVTSAQAEGNTPETQLASARALLAEKILPVIIDPEAKIVALAKPAALVDAIIAKRNLGTRIDQADVVVGIGPGFTAGVDAHAVIETARGHDIGRVITDGGAEPNTGVPGPIGGYTTERLLRSPTQGVFEPRSVIGDIVKAGDTVAIVNGQAVTAQIDGVLRGLLRDGIEVPEGFKVGDVDPRAKPEHCNTISDKSRAIGGGVLEAIMMFLYGVETAAELTN
- a CDS encoding acyl-CoA dehydrogenase; its protein translation is MPPSTNTALPFALSEPLCMLKDTVRELSLRHIAPRAADIDETERYPEDIFELLKAHDLLGLYIPEKYGGAGLGILGACVAIEEIARVCSNSPLFISVFLLATRTVELAASEAQKNHLLRGIATGTLRGSFSTTEPHAGSDIAAMRTRAALDGDEWVINGQKSFCTGSPQADFIVLAAKTDPAKGTKGMSLLLVPKDAPGLSIGPPERKMGMRGIPTCGLFFDDCRIPRENVIGEVGGGFKTAMLGFNQARPCIGARGVGLAQGCLDYALAYAKEREAFGKPISHHQAVQFMLADMFMGIEASRLLVHRAAALVDAGRYGKDDVHTISASKCFSSDVAMKAALDGVQILGGAGYMKDHPMERFMRDAKQLQIIEGTNQIQRSVIARNLLDL
- a CDS encoding MoxR family ATPase; protein product: MSTETISEVVENGTYRIGRSAIPVNQENDDNPFVPGPQFYLPAGNTLERITWSISENLPVLLVGETGVGKTLSIRHLAHITKNGFRRVNLNGMTTVDEFVGKLMINEKGTYWVNGILIEAMEAGDWLLIDEINACLPEIAFCLHSLLDDDRMIVLSEYDGRIVRPHPDFRVFASMNPHENRRYGGTKPLNEALLDRFPVTIQMDYLPFDVEVEVTIQQSGNSDKALVERMVRVANDVREAMRNEKIFSSFSTRRLIDWARMAAHFDPMEAAASTIFSKVNPFDAKVIEDILDNHF